The following are encoded in a window of Vigna unguiculata cultivar IT97K-499-35 chromosome 8, ASM411807v1, whole genome shotgun sequence genomic DNA:
- the LOC114193507 gene encoding bZIP transcription factor 11-like — MASSSGTSTMSTMLIQTSGSEEDLQLLMEQRRKKRKQSNRDSARRSRMRKQKHMDDLTAQMQSLQKENDLLLTQLNITTQHHLKLHAHNSILIAQKTELTQTLHSFNHIIKLINATNPNYHHHNNNKTNNNFVNPTMHMPFLNHPIVATADNMFLW; from the coding sequence ATGGCCTCATCCAGTGGAACTTCTACCATGTCCACGATGTTGATTCAGACTTCAGGGTCTGAGGAGGATCTGCAGCTTCTGATGGaacaaagaagaaagaagaggaAGCAATCGAACCGTGACTCGGCCAGAAGATCAAGGATGCGAAAGCAGAAGCACATGGACGATCTCACTGCACAGATGCAGAGTCTCCAGAAGGAAAATGACCTACTCCTGACCCAACTCAACATCACCACCCAACACCATCTCAAGCTCCACGCTCACAACTCCATTCTCATAGCCCAGAAGACTGAACTCACTCAAACCCTTCACTCCTTCAATCACATCATCAAACTCATCAACGCAACAAACCCTAATTATCATCAccataacaataacaaaaccAACAATAATTTCGTCAACCCCACCATGCACATGCCCTTCCTTAACCACCCAATTGTCGCCACCGCAGACAACATGTTTCTGTGGTGA
- the LOC114194313 gene encoding bifunctional nuclease 1 — MNSVQGPVVCPSIRAKQVAVCSIPMIGAVKMNDRRIRSEFWGLSGVKAKPGFLSCRINTAKCKTVHCSFNSPSNDSGSTAGNFNENDEDYVTSSVIEAVEVKSGSDGFIIKMRDGRHLRCVHNNPQGGHLPDYAPHPAIVLKMEDGTGLLLPIIVLEMPSVLLMAAIRNVPIARPTLYQVVKEMIDKMGYEVKLVRVTRRVHEAYFAQLYLTKVGNPAECVSFDLRPSDAINIAVRCKVPIQVNKYLAYSDGMRVVESGKLSTQLPGMDGRLFTEMDRPSGQPCVETTEFNLLNNMLKAVVEERYKDAALFRDKLNQLRAGKNTNNRF, encoded by the exons ATGAATTCTGTGCAAGGACCAGTTGTGTGCCCTTCAATCCGTGCCAAGCAGGTAGCCGTCTGCAGCATTCCGATGATCGGAGCGGTGAAAATGAACGATAGACGCATTAGAAGTGAATTTTGGGGTCTCAGTGGCGTTAAGGCTAAACCTGGTTTTCTTTCTTGCCGTATAAACACGGCAAAGTGCAAGACTGTGCATTGTAGTTTTAACTCACCTTCGAATGACAGTGGAAGTACCGCCGGTAATTTcaatgaaaatgatgaagacTACGTCACCTCCAGTGTGATTGAAGCTG TTGAGGTGAAGAGTGGATCAGATGGTTTCATAATCAAAATGAGGGATGGTAGACATTTAAGATGCGTCCATAACAATCCTCAGGGAGGACATCTTCCAGATTATGCACCACATCCTGCTATTGTACTGAAGATGGAAGATGGGACGGGCCTACTTCTCCCCATAATTGTTT TGGAGATGCCCAGCGTCTTGCTAATGGCAGCCATACGCAATGTTCCCATA GCTAGACCTACTTTATATCAAGTAGTAAAGGAGATGATTGACAAGATGGGTTATGAG GTTAAACTTGTCAGAGTTACCAGGAGAGTTCATGAGGCATACTTTGCCCAGTTATATCTTACTAAG GTTGGAAATCCTGCAGAATGTGTAAGCTTTGATCTAAGGCCTTCAGACGCTATCAATATTGCAGTAAGATGCAAG GTTCCAATACAAGTCAACAAGTACCTGGCATACAGTGATGGTATGAGAGTAGTTGAATCGGGCAAATTGTCAACACAGCTTCCTGGTATGGATGGCCGATTATTCACTGAAATGGACAG GCCAAGTGGTCAACCTTGTGTTGAGACAACCGAGTTCAATCTTTTAAACAACATGTTGAAAGCTGTTGTTGAAGAGCGCTATAAAGATGCTg CTTTGTTCAGGGACAAACTTAATCAACTTAGGGCGGGGAAAAACACGAATAACAG GTTCTGA